In Mercurialis annua linkage group LG6, ddMerAnnu1.2, whole genome shotgun sequence, the following are encoded in one genomic region:
- the LOC126685907 gene encoding uncharacterized protein LOC126685907, which yields MPCSNLLKPGNFEAKNQFELSLIQAFKQLESNLKPPFSLSIPNPQEYLELNRAIFLGILIDTHKAIIYIKYLHAIVTDGYAFFVSLIVKLVNELYDKLVESVKHQLIWVVREIVDVLGVGFDGMLVSLLRQIVGGDFSDGNLWLCYELVSVFLSKFECLLEEEPMVLSSALYVFLRLLGDHCRLSNSLKLDSLKVLEIEFCVKMLREQFCLCMKIGRDLVRLLQDLVHVPVFRAIWKDLLLNPSEFKVPGFSDISQLYCSRTSSRYFLLRITPEIETNMRFMLMHVKFGSQKRHQLWFAKKFLFGPERETLVVDIVRFICCGHHPSNETILSDVIPRWAVIGWLLKSCRKNYVQANVKLALYYDWLFFDERIDNIMNIEPGMLLIVCSIPKYMDMAHSLLEFLLLLMENYDVDRPNVTATGLSSAFNILVQKGVIRSLDVLTSCDALSPSLKERLGRLWSNLKAGVFNKSQPDNLPQYSVSSSLQQRSYLGTPTRYPEQSLASEVEVRCNTEAIDTSITVSDALSNCQSVSTSDSQIDVIEGLLNNLADTIKKSSSSALQILEAILLSFLNLNDQGPVVSISPDILCSRIADQYQSIGYKFFSPLEKSPSVPCSGHEIRSATNLITRTFIFSLHEKMQGMLVFWLRNGFPVGAHLLSYALQLAYEAHVTGCSGNAMADSNLSKLCESGMPLLTFHIDGYSSFSNAGAKHACKDTVPVSEIDKKLVIKLVENAFAAYKYFFEFSIKIQQKEDDMSLSKLLLIDAGSCLHWERVKPNFLFSSIFHHFADLCIGEENIIRLLISRLNHADIVEMQFEIGLKKIVVFGDNSATIFLLMKNSLSWDPLEQHRFWSLIRSELVVSKVQVEKIILQFLCCDDLDANVSAIAVGGLLTLCTCCAPTTELVGAIMLLPDHVFHDFAATALASWVLSNPTMLFDSLAKFSELNNKNGVVFGSTGIKINRSAVLWLVNYFTAQGVNASDILSSFPCNTLGG from the coding sequence ATGCCTTGTTCAAATTTACTTAAACCTGGTAACTTTGAAGCCAAAAACCAATTTGAATTGTCTTTAATTCAAGCTTTTAAACAGcttgaatcaaatttgaaacCGCCCTTTTCATTGTCTATTCCAAACCCACAAGAATATCTAGAGCTTAATAGGGCCATTTTTTTGGGGATTTTAATTGATACCCACAAGGCTATAATCTACATTAAGTATTTACATGCTATTGTTACTGATGGGTATGCTttttttgttagtttaattgttaaattagttAATGAATTGTACGATAAGCTCGTCGAGTCGGTAAAACATCAGTTGATTTGGGTTGTTAGAGAGATTGTTGATGTTTTAGGAGTTGGTTTTGATGGAATGTTGGTGTCTTTGTTGAGGCAGATTGTTGGTGGTGATTTTAGTGACGGGAATTTATGGTTATGTTACGAATTGGTTAGCGTTTTCTTGAGTAAATTTGAGTGTTTGTTAGAAGAGGAACCGATGGTTTTGAGTAGTGCGCTTTACGTGTTCTTGAGGTTGTTAGGTGATCATTGTAGGTTGTCGAATAGTTTGAAGTTGGACTCTTTAAAAGTGTTGGAGATTGAGTTTTGTGTTAAGATGTTGAGAGAGCAATTTTGTTTGTGTATGAAGATTGGGAGGGACCTTGTTAGATTACTGCAGGATTTAGTTCATGTACCTGTTTTTAGAGCTATTTGGAAGGATTTGTTGTTGAACCCAAGTGAGTTTAAGGTTCCAGGATTTTCAGATATTTCTCAACTATATTGCTCTAGGACTTCGAGTCGTTATTTTTTGCTGCGGATCACTCCGGAAATTGAAACCAATATGAGATTTATGCTTATGCATGTGAAGTTTGGAAGTCAGAAGCGCCATCAGTTATGGTTTGCTAAGAAATTTCTTTTTGGACCGGAGAGAGAGACGCTAGTTGTTGATATTGTTCGTTTTATTTGTTGTGGACACCACCCGTCTAATGAAACTATCTTGAGTGATGTTATACCTAGGTGGGCTGTTATAGGCTGGTTACTGAAAAGTTGTAGAAAGAATTATGTTCAAGCTAATGTGAAGCTGGCCTTATATTATGATTGGCTTTTCTTTGATGAAAGGATTGATAACATAATGAATATTGAGCCAggaatgttattaatagtatgCTCAATACCTAAATATATGGACATGGCCCACTCTCTTCTTGAATTTTTGTTGCTACTTATGGAGAATTATGATGTCGATCGCCCGAATGTCACTGCAACGGGTCTATCGTCAGCTTTCAATATACTTGTTCAAAAAGGAGTTATCCGCTCATTGGATGTTTTGACATCATGTGATGCACTTTCTCCATCTTTGAAAGAAAGACTTGGAAGGTTATGGTCGAATTTGAAAGCGGGAGTCTTTAACAAATCACAACCAGATAATCTTCCGCAGTACTCTGTATCTTCGAGTTTGCAACAACGTTCATATCTGGGAACTCCGACAAGATATCCAGAACAATCTCTTGCAAGTGAAGTGGAAGTTAGATGTAACACTGAAGCTATTGACACATCTATTACTGTTTCTGATGCCTTGTCTAATTGTCAATCTGTTAGCACCAGTGATAGTCAAATTGATGTTATAGAAGGTTTGCTAAACAATCTGGCTGATACTATAAAAAAGTCAAGTTCGAGTGCTCTTCAGATTTTGGAAGCTATACTTCTGTCATTTTTGAATCTCAATGACCAAGGACCTGTTGTTTCAATTTCTCCTGATATTTTATGCTCAAGAATAGCAGATCAGTACCAATCAATCGGCTACAAATTCTTTAGTCCCCTTGAGAAAAGTCCTAGTGTGCCTTGTTCTGGTCATGAAATTAGGTCTGCCACAAATTTAATTACTCGAACATTCATTTTTTCACTGCATGAGAAGATGCAAGGCATGCTTGTGTTCTGGTTAAGGAATGGTTTTCCTGTAGGAGCACATTTACTGTCATATGCATTGCAACTAGCTTATGAAGCACATGTAACAGGTTGCTCAGGAAATGCAATGGCTGACAGCAACTTGTCTAAATTATGTGAGTCAGGCATGCCGTTGTTGACCTTTCATATTGATGGCTATTCTTCTTTTTCTAATGCCGGAGCGAAACATGCTTGTAAAGATACTGTTCCTGTGTCTGAAATAGACAAGAAGTTGGTTATTAAATTGGTGGAAAATGCTTTTGCTGCTTACAAGTATTTCTTTGAgttttcaataaaaattcagCAAAAAGAAGATGATATGTCTCTGTCAAAGCTCCTCTTAATTGACGCAGGTTCGTGCCTTCATTGGGAAAGAGTAAAACCAAACTTCTTATTCTCAAGTATCTTCCATCATTTTGCAGATTTATGCATCGGTGAGGAAAATATCATCAGGTTACTTATTAGTAGGTTGAATCATGCTGACATTGTCGAAATGCAGTTTGAGATTGGGTTAAAGAAAATTGTTGTGTTTGGGGACAATAGTGCAACCATTTTCCTGTTGATGAAGAATTCTCTAAGTTGGGATCCATTGGAGCAACACAGATTTTGGAGTTTAATTAGATCGGAACTTGTGGTTTCTAAAGTTCAGGTGGAGAAGATAATTTTGCAATTTCTCTGTTGTGATGATCTGGATGCAAATGTTAGTGCTATTGCAGTTGGTGGCCTTCTTACATTGTGCACTTGCTGTGCACCCACAACTGAGCTTGTTGGTGCAATCATGTTATTACCTGATCATGTCTTCCACGACTTTGCTGCTACAGCTCTGGCTTCATGGGTTTTGTCCAATCCCACAATGTTATTTGATAGTTTGGCTAAATTTTCAGAGCTTAACAACAAGAATGGTGTTGTCTTTGGTTCAACGGGGATTAAAATTAATCGATCAGCAGTTCTATGGTTAGTGAATTATTTTACAGCACAAGGGGTGAATGCCTCAGATATTTTAAGCAGCTTTCCTTGTAATACTCTTGGTGGATAA
- the LOC126687458 gene encoding cytochrome P450 94A1-like encodes MNQTLIPFLFSSCDREDNDSVFDLQEVLSKFTFSTICKVAFGVDSSSSMSDLPFSQAFDDAVEICFFSRFLSPLPLIWKIKKFLNFGSEKRLKEAIEIINSFAMQIIRSKLQETDQKNQDLLSRFIILSSDLEFQDQEHKTKFLRDIVISFVLAGKDTTSSVLTWFFWLLAGNPRVTRLIHQELAEVASLSEPGPEFTSKTLRMRMFSYEELKKLHYLHATLSETMRLFPPVAINSRLTVDDDVLPDGTRVGRGWFADYSAYAMGRMEKIWGGDCREFKPERWLDENDGKFQPSDQFRFPVFHCGPRTCLGKELGYIQMKAIAAALIYEFEILAVDGGANAERMMNPPYVVSLLLKMKGGLKVKVKRRER; translated from the coding sequence ATGAACCAAACCCTAATTCCGTTCTTGTTCAGCTCATGTGACCGTGAAGATAATGATTCGGTTTTCGATCTTCAAGAAGTGTTAAGTAAATTTACATTTAGTACTATTTGTAAAGTTGCATTTGGTGTTGATTCTTCATCTTCTATGTCAGATTTGCCTTTCTCCCAAGCTTTTGATGATGCTGTTGAAATTTGCTTTTTTTCAAGATTTTTATCTCCATTACCTCTAATATGGAAGATCAAGAAATTTCTCAATTTCGGATCAGAGAAGCGATTAAAAGAAGCCATTGAAATTATAAACAGCTTTGCCATGCAGATTATCAGGTCAAAACTACAAGAAACTGATCAGAAAAACCAAGATTTGCTATCAAGATTCATAATCTTGAGCTCCGATTTAGAATTTCAAGATCAAGAACATAAAACAAAGTTCTTAAGAGACATAGTTATAAGCTTCGTTCTTGCCGGAAAAGACACAACTTCATCTGTTTTAACATGGTTTTTCTGGCTACTCGCCGGAAATCCACGTGTAACACGGTTGATACATCAAGAATTAGCAGAAGTAGCATCGTTGTCGGAGCCGGGGCCGGAATTTACGTCGAAAACGTTAAGAATGAGGATGTTTAGCTACGAGGAGCTTAAAAAACTACATTACTTGCATGCCACGCTATCAGAAACAATGAGATTATTTCCACCGGTGGCGATCAATTCAAGATTAACGGTGGATGATGATGTTTTACCGGACGGAACACGTGTCGGAAGAGGGTGGTTTGCTGATTATTCAGCTTATGCAATGGGCAGGATGGAGAAAATATGGGGTGGAGATTGCAGAGAGTTTAAGCCGGAGAGGTGGTTGGATGAGAATGATGGGAAATTTCAGCCGTCGGATCAGTTTCGATTCCCTGTGTTTCATTGTGGACCCAGGACTTGTTTGGGTAAGGAGTTGGGTTATATTCAGATGAAGGCGATTGCAGCTGCTCTGATTTATGAGTTTGAAATCTTGGCCGTTGATGGAGGGGCGAATGCAGAGAGGATGATGAATCCGCCTTATGTTGTATCATTGCTTCTTAAAATGAAAGGTGGCTTGAAAGTTAAGGTTAAAAGGAGGGAGAGGTAG
- the LOC126685909 gene encoding annexin-like protein RJ4: MATIIVPKDFSPVEDAEYIKKACLGWGTDEKAIISILGHRNSFQRKLIRLAYEEIYQEDLIIQLQSELSGDFERAISLWTLEAADRDAVLTNEALQKTTPDYRVIIEVSCVKSPEELLALKRAYRFRYKHSLEEDVASHFSGDIRKVLVALVSAYRYDGHEIDEKVAHLEADVLHDDIYTKAFNHDELIRILSTRTKSQLMATFNYYKDKYGTSITKGLLSDPTDQYLAAFRMAIRCIRDPKKYFAKVLRNAVNKEDTDEDALSRVIVTRAERDLQEIKELYFKRNSNSLEAAVESETSGDYKAFLLVLLGEENNN; encoded by the exons ATGGCTACCATCATTGTTCCTAAGGACTTTTCTCCTGTTGAAGATGCAGAATATATCAAGAAGGCTTGTTTAG gGTGGGGAACGGATGAGAAGGCAATAATATCAATTTTAGGGCATAGAAATTCATTTCAAAGGAAGCTTATTAGGCTAGCTTATGAAGAGATTTATCAAGAGGATCTTATCATTCAGCTTCAATCTGAGCTATCCGGAGATTTTGag AGAGCAATAAGCTTGTGGACATTGGAGGCAGCTGATCGAGATGCTGTATTAACTAATGAGGCTCTACAAAAGACAACACCTGATTACAGGGTCATAATTGAGGTTTCTTGTGTTAAATCTCCTGAAGAACTTTTAGCTTTAAAGCGTGCTTACCGCTTTCGCTACAAGCATTCGTTGGAAGAAGATGTCGCCTCTCATTTCTCCGGCGACATTCGGAAG GTTTTGGTTGCACTAGTGAGTGCATATAGGTATGATGGGCATGAAATTGATGAGAAGGTTGCTCATTTGGAAGCTGATGTTCTTCATGATGATATCTACACAAAAGCCTTTAATCATGATGAATTAATCAGAATATTAAGTACAAGGACCAAATCACAACTTATGGCAACTTTCAACTATTACAAAGATAAATATGGGACTTCCATCACCAAG GGCTTGTTGAGTGATCCAACTGATCAATACTTAGCGGCATTTCGTATGGCGATCAGGTGCATTAGAGaccctaaaaaatattttgcaaaG GTTTTACGCAATGCAGTTAACAAGGAGGACACCGACGAGGATGCACTGAGCCGTGTGATTGTGACACGTGCAGAGAGGGATTTGCAGGAGATTAAAGAGTTGTATTTTAAGAGAAACAGCAACTCTCTTGAAGCTGCTGTGGAAAGTGAAACTTCAGGAGATTACAAGGCATTTCTTTTAGTCTTGTTGGgggaagaaaataataattaa
- the LOC126685779 gene encoding mitochondrial fission 1 protein A-like codes for MEAKVGKFFESVANFFVGGDSIPWCDREIVAGCEQEVTEASKNSSDDFKNECIMRLSWALVHSREPEDVNRGIAMLESSLDNTSSALKVREKLYLLAVGYYRIRDHSKSRDLVERCLKIEPDWRQAQSLKKAIEDQIKKDGIIGIGIAATAVGLVAGGIAAAFARRN; via the exons ATGGAAGCTAAAGTCGGGAAATTCTTCGAGTCGGTGGCCAATTTCTTCGTCGGCGGCGACAGTATTCCGTGGTGTGACCGTGAAATCGTCGCT GGTTGCGAGCAAGAGGTTACCGAAGCGAGTAAAAATTCATCTGATGACTTTAAGAATGAATGCATCATGCGTTTGTCGTGGGCTCTTGTGCACTCGAGAGAGCCGGAAGATGTAAATCGGGGCATAGCAATGCTTGAGT CTTCGCTAGACAACACTTCAAGCGCTCTAAAAGTAAGAgagaaactttatcttttagcTGTTGGGTATTACAGAATTCGTGACCATTCAAAGAGCAGGGATCTGGTGGAAAGATGCCTGAAG aTTGAACCTGACTGGAGACAGGCACAGTCCCTTAAGAAAGCAATTGAAGACCAGATAAAAAAAG ATGGTATAATAGGCATCGGAATTGCCGCTACAGCTGTGGGGCTAGTTGCTGGTGGGATTGCTGCAGCTTTTGCACGAAGGAACTGA